The following coding sequences are from one Anolis sagrei isolate rAnoSag1 chromosome 6, rAnoSag1.mat, whole genome shotgun sequence window:
- the LOC137097400 gene encoding uncharacterized protein has protein sequence MAIQNILLHRTCFCCKHCGRKLSLLSYTTFDGAFYCKVHHKLLSEAKGPNQEENSHIPEKYQPLQKAKQKSLGLGSKSDSNQTGKLLIREKMQPRLCGLQSQAGLKSAGQIRHIASWNKPQTHWPPLNGDDAGRESYRSETSKKWLQNPIVLVQNQNRAENNPRKALRDDSRMEAKTPAEKKQSRFLTVTFPKSAEADLFQTKIVGGKREPRVLAKRQPFMDEINVRVQARKEGQTISKKATPLQYNQLRLKRTISVVSPFISIPPSKPFSVGLFPSRSEPPGMKKVTPLANAGLPGTSFASHLAKFSPEGQKLRRTSSSKGDSGARNGKQDSKRAEPLPKTRMKLPGLLPPNQKEKKHLETDKSDTLVTLVLEEVEQPSQVKAEATRHHDQSQASGFLPEHKDERSHAEEHDNEELAPCLNSENTHLEVNQVSEQSWVDRSDFPRGQVQVMCTTNLQGPENEEEKTQHEEVSIKKEEDTQLERKPGSFVTLNSISDSGSQDTKPERKETVSATEVEMGNGHSFSSTDDPENVMISPRIHLEDNIWTCNETSSAQENQELVKTASIYGENNNENNILQSKEDKPEGTVVHPFPSQIKEPETINSHEVAYLTENQVTGHVEVDIISSPDDCAGKHSLKNERNRFASLFHSKIQGTAPKQTTAGTKKVSKTPSAFVTLFGYSLGKDKNLKEKPGKPSAQPLIEASDQGRLEDACSSSLPRLGFSKEEEVSEIATESMSFEGDLQDNCGSCSYLETSKDFNANTELGPDISSIIVTQNLKVPEQSDLNIETFLRDPSKTSLFAKSQHSLADIDNMLQHPASPLEKLDPEMLTDWRSDQDIQGLSNLPRLGDQDLEKTPQGVSLLNPSSGGEQHVPDMLLCSMGVEGRNPQSTPHLDTIEHTSSGLISSENPSQVNISGQLPESGTPTLVEKDQLNDKHPPGSGNLEMFQHDEPQFSSDNTIEVDLHGGQATESNSPTGQDQFFPFAALHHIPELLRDTIKGKVEETTETGLQELIPEEESN, from the exons ATGGCCATCCAGAATATTCTGCTGCACCGCACATGTTTCTGCTGCAAGCATTGTGGAAGGAAGCTAAG CTTGCTCAGCTACACAACTTTTGATGGCGCTTTCTATTGCAAAGTTCATCATAAACTTCTTTCGGAGGCCAAAGGACCAAACCAAGAGGAAAACAGCCACATTCCTGAAAAGTATCAACCACTGCAGAAAGCAAAGCAGAAAAGCCTTGGCCTGGGATCGAAAAGTGACAGTAATCAGACAGGGAAATTATTGATCAGAGAGAAGATGCAACCTCGGCTTTGTGGTTTACAGTCACAGGCTGGGCTAAAGTCAGCAGGGCAAATAAGACACATCGCCTCATGGAATAAGCCCCAAACCCACTGGCCACCTTTAAATGGAGATGATGCAGGCAGGGAAAGTTATAGATCTGAAACCTCCAAGAAATGGCTACAAAATCCCATTGTGCTTGTGCAGAACCAGAACAGAGCAGAGAACAATCCTCGCAAAGCCCTCAGAGATGACTCGAGAATGGAAGCAAAGactccagcagaaaagaagcaGAGTCGTTTCCTCACAGTTACTTTTCCAAAGAGTGCAGAGGCTGATTTATTCCAGACTAAAATTGTGGGTGGAAAAAGAGAGCCAAGGGTGTTAGCAAAGAGACAACCATTCATGGATGAAATAAATGTCAGAGTCCAGGCAAGGAAAGAAGGGCAGACTATTTCCAAAAAGGCCACCCCATTGCAATACAATCAGCTCAGACTGAAGAGAACCATCTCTGTGGTCTCACCCTTCATATCAATCCCTCCATCAAAGCCTTTCTCTGTAGGGTTATTTCCTTCCCGTTCAGAacctcctggcatgaaaaaagtgACTCCTTTGGCTAATGCAGGCCTTCCTGGGACCTCTTTTGCTTCCCACCTTGCAAAATTCTCTCCTGAAGGCCAGAAGCTTAGAAGAACTTCTTCCAGCAAAGGGGACTCTGGTGCAAGGAATGGAAAACAGGACTCGAAGAGAGCTGAGCCTCTTCCTAAAACCAGAATGAAGTTACCTGGGTTGTTACCACCAAACCAGAAAGAGAAGAAGCACCTGGAAACTGACAAGAGTGACACACTGGTTACTTTGGTTCTTGAAGAAGTTGAGCAACCCAGTCAGGTCAAAGCAGAAGCAACCAGACATCATGACCAATCCCAAGCTTCTGGATTTCTACCTGAACACAAAGATGAAAGAAGCCATGCAGAAGAACATGACAATGAGGAATTGGCTCCTTGTCTCAATTCAGAGAATACGCACTTGGAAGTCAACCAAGTAAGTGAACAGTCTTGGGTGGACAGAAGTGACTTTCCAAGGGGACAAGTGCAAGTGATGTGTACAACAAACTTACAAGGACCAGAAAACGAGGAGGAGAAAACCCAACATGAGGAGGTCAGTATTAAAAAGGAGGAAGATACACAGCTAGAAAGAAAACCAGGCAGCTTTGTGACGCTAAATAGTATTTCTGATTCAGGATCCCAAGATACCAAACcagaaaggaaagagacagtCTCAGCTACTGAAGTGGAAATGGGAAAtggccattcattttccagtacaGATGATCCTGAAAATGTGATGATTTCACCAAGAATTCACCTGGAAGATAACATTTGGACCTGCAATGAAACATCATCAGCTCAAGAGAACCAAGAACTTGTTAAAACAGCTAGCATATATGGAgagaataataatgaaaataatattcttCAGTCCAAAGAAGATAAGCCTGAAGGGACAGTTGTTCACCCTTTTCCATCTCAAATCAAAGAGCCAGAAACAATCAACTCCCATGAAGTTGCCTATTTGACTGAAAACCAAGTGACGGGACATGTAGAAGTGGATATAATTAGTAGCCCAGATGACTGTGCTGGCAagcattctttaaaaaatgagagGAACCGTTTTGCAAGTCTTTttcattccaaaattcaaggcacTGCTCCCAAACAGACAACAGCCGGAACCAAGAAAGTATCTAAGACTCCATCAGCATTTGTCACTTTGTTTGGATACTCTTTGGGTAAAGACAAGAATTTAAAGGAAAAACCAGGAAAACCATCAGCACAACCTTTAATAGAAGCAAGTGACCAAGGTAGGTTAGAAGATGCCTGTTCCTCAAGCCTACCAAGGCTTGGCTTCTCCAAAGAAGAGGAAGTCTCAGAAATTGCTACAGAGTCAATGAGTTTTGAAGGAGACCTACAAGATAACTGTGGAAGCTGCTCTTATTTGGAAACTTCTAAAGACTTCAATGCCAATACAGAGCTGGGACCAGATATTTCAAGCATCATTGTGACACAGAACCTCAAAGTCCCAGAACAATCTGATTTGAACATAGAAACATTCCTAAGGGACCCCAGCAAGACTTCACTGTTTGCCAAATCTCAGCATTCACTAGCAGATATAGACAATATGTTACAACATCCTGCAAGCCCTTTAGAAAAACTAGATCCTGAAATGCTCACTGACTGGAGAAGTGATCAAGACATCCAAGGTCTGTCCAATCTTCCCAGGTTGGGTGATCAAGATCTAGAAAAAACTCCTCAAGGTGTTTCATTATTGAATCCTTCAAGTGGAGGGGAACAACATGTTCCTGATATGCTTTTATGTTCTATGGGAGTTGAAGGAAGAAATCCACAATCTACTCCTCATCTGGACACAATAGAACACACATCTTCTGGTTTGATCTCCTCAGAAAATCCCTCACAAGTAAACATCTCAGGGCAACTTCCAGAATCTGGAACCCCTACATTGGTCGAAAAGGATCAGCTCAATGACAAACACCCTCCGGGAAGTGGAAATCTTGAGATGTTTCAGCATGATGAACCACAGTTTAGTTCAGATAACACCATTGAGGTAGACCTCCATGGTGGACAGGCCACTGAGAGTAATTCCCCCACTGGACAAGATCAGTTTTTCCCATTTGCAGCTCTTCATCACATCCCAGAACTCCTTAGAGATACCATCAAAGGAAAGGTTGAAGAAACAACTGAAACTGGCCTGCAAGAACTCATACCAGAGGAAGAAAGCAATTGA